A window of Streptomyces sp. DG1A-41 contains these coding sequences:
- the pelF gene encoding GT4 family glycosyltransferase PelF, producing MRRTGRHVTMLTEGTYPHVHGGVSTWCDQLVKGMPEVDFHIVALTGSGREPVTWELPPNVYRHTSVPTWGPRPGRARPPYGRARRRFTETYERFLLSFLDPGSHADFGESLNELAELARDGRLSAALRTESALRSLMWIWTMPHLPTAAARPTVHDALTATDLLEHALRPLGVRIPEESVAHAVSSGLATLPALAARHLDGVPFLLTEHGIYLRERYLGHRRDAQRWPVKAFMLGFYRELNSYGYRAADLITPCNQYNRRWEERGGADSGKIRTVYNGVDPAAFPHAGPEPEVPTLSWCGRIDPIKDLETLIRAYAMVRAEIPATRLRLFGPVPPGGEAYRTRLEKLAAELGVTDGLTFEGRISEVWRAYAAGHLVMLSSISEGFPFSIIEAMSCGRTTVSTDVGGVREAVGDTGLVVPPREPEKMAAAALTLLKDDERRLELGQLSRQRVIDRFTLRRSVDAFRTIYKELAGEDEVYEPTLETVADWTLELRDPWYAAVATDGAGW from the coding sequence ATGAGGCGAACAGGCCGTCATGTCACCATGCTCACCGAAGGCACCTACCCGCACGTCCACGGCGGCGTCAGCACCTGGTGCGACCAGCTCGTCAAGGGCATGCCCGAGGTCGACTTCCACATAGTCGCGCTCACCGGCAGCGGCCGCGAACCCGTCACCTGGGAGCTGCCGCCCAACGTCTACCGGCACACCTCCGTGCCCACCTGGGGCCCGCGCCCCGGGCGCGCGAGGCCGCCGTACGGCAGGGCCCGCCGCCGCTTCACCGAGACCTACGAGCGTTTCCTGCTCTCCTTCCTCGACCCCGGCTCGCACGCCGACTTCGGCGAGTCCCTGAACGAGCTGGCCGAACTCGCCCGGGACGGCCGCCTGTCGGCGGCCCTGCGCACGGAGTCGGCGCTGCGGTCGCTGATGTGGATCTGGACGATGCCGCATCTGCCGACGGCCGCCGCCCGGCCCACCGTGCACGATGCGCTGACCGCGACCGACCTGCTGGAACACGCCCTGCGCCCGCTCGGCGTCCGTATCCCCGAGGAGTCCGTCGCGCACGCCGTCAGCAGCGGCCTCGCGACCCTGCCCGCGCTCGCCGCCCGCCACCTGGACGGCGTGCCGTTCCTGCTCACCGAGCACGGCATCTACCTGCGCGAGCGCTACCTCGGCCACCGCCGCGACGCCCAGCGCTGGCCCGTGAAGGCGTTCATGCTGGGCTTCTACCGGGAGCTGAACTCCTACGGCTACCGGGCCGCCGACCTGATCACGCCGTGCAACCAGTACAACCGCCGCTGGGAGGAGCGCGGCGGCGCCGACTCCGGCAAGATCCGCACGGTCTACAACGGCGTCGACCCGGCCGCCTTCCCGCACGCCGGCCCCGAGCCCGAGGTCCCCACCCTCTCCTGGTGCGGCCGGATCGACCCCATCAAGGACCTGGAGACCCTGATCCGCGCCTACGCGATGGTGCGCGCCGAGATACCGGCGACCCGGCTGAGGCTCTTCGGCCCGGTCCCGCCCGGCGGCGAGGCCTACCGCACCCGGCTGGAGAAGCTCGCCGCCGAACTGGGCGTCACCGACGGCCTGACCTTCGAGGGCCGCATCAGCGAGGTCTGGAGGGCCTACGCGGCCGGGCACCTGGTCATGCTGTCGTCGATCTCCGAGGGCTTCCCGTTCTCCATCATCGAGGCCATGTCGTGCGGCCGTACGACGGTGTCGACGGACGTCGGGGGAGTGCGCGAGGCCGTCGGCGACACGGGCCTGGTCGTGCCCCCGCGCGAGCCGGAGAAGATGGCCGCCGCCGCGCTGACCCTGCTCAAGGACGACGAACGGCGTCTCGAACTCGGGCAGTTGTCGCGGCAGCGCGTCATCGACCGGTTCACGCTGCGCCGCTCGGTGGACGCCTTCCGCACCATCTACAAGGAACTCGCGGGCGAGGACGAGGTGTACGAGCCGACGCTGGAGACCGTCGCCGACTGGACCCTGGAACTGCGCGACCCCTGGTACGCGGCCGTGGCGACGGACGGAGCCGGCTGGTGA
- a CDS encoding leucyl aminopeptidase, with amino-acid sequence MTALTLSTAAAPGLRADAIVIGVAKGAKGPVVAPGAEAVDKAYDGRLAGVLETLGASGAEGEVTKLPAPSGFKAPLVLAVGLGAVPEKDADYGTEALRKAAGVAARSLAGSKKAAFALPLTDAVDAGAIGEGALLGAYSFNAYKDNGKDPKAKNAKAPLAEVALLGGKPRDKAHKAAVERAVAVSEELNRARDLVNTPPNDLNPESFAAIAQAAAKEHGIKVQVLDVKALEKGGYGGILGVGAGSVAGPRLVKLSYTSSKAKKHLAFVGKGITYDSGGISLKPAGHNETMKCDMSGAAAVFAAVVAAARLGLEVNVTGWLALAENMPSGSATRPGDVLRMYSGKTVEVLNTDAEGRLVLADALWAASQEKPDAIVDVATLTGAMVLALGNRTFGIMGNDDSFRTALFEAAGEVGEPAWPMPLPEHLRKGMDSPTADIANMGERMGGGLVAGLFLREFVGEGITWAHLDIAGPAFNEGGPFGYTPKGGTGSGVRTLVRLAELTAAGDLG; translated from the coding sequence GTGACTGCTCTCACTCTCAGCACCGCCGCGGCGCCCGGTCTGCGGGCCGACGCCATCGTGATCGGTGTCGCCAAGGGTGCCAAGGGGCCGGTCGTCGCACCGGGCGCCGAGGCCGTGGACAAGGCGTACGACGGCAGGCTCGCCGGCGTTCTGGAGACTCTCGGCGCCTCCGGTGCCGAGGGCGAGGTGACGAAGCTGCCGGCACCGTCCGGCTTCAAGGCGCCGCTCGTGCTGGCGGTGGGCCTGGGCGCGGTGCCCGAGAAGGACGCCGACTACGGCACCGAGGCCCTGCGCAAGGCCGCCGGCGTCGCCGCCCGCTCCCTGGCCGGGTCCAAGAAGGCCGCCTTCGCCCTGCCCCTGACGGACGCCGTCGACGCCGGCGCGATCGGGGAGGGCGCGCTGCTCGGCGCCTACTCCTTCAACGCCTACAAGGACAACGGCAAGGACCCCAAGGCGAAGAACGCCAAGGCCCCGCTCGCCGAGGTCGCCCTGCTCGGCGGCAAGCCCCGCGACAAGGCGCACAAGGCCGCCGTCGAGCGTGCCGTCGCCGTGTCCGAGGAGCTCAACCGCGCCCGCGACCTGGTCAACACCCCGCCGAACGACCTGAACCCCGAGTCGTTCGCCGCGATCGCCCAGGCCGCGGCCAAGGAGCACGGCATCAAGGTGCAGGTGCTCGACGTGAAGGCCCTGGAGAAGGGCGGCTACGGCGGCATCCTCGGCGTCGGGGCCGGCTCGGTGGCGGGACCGCGCCTGGTGAAGCTGTCGTACACCTCCTCCAAGGCGAAGAAGCACCTCGCCTTCGTCGGCAAGGGCATCACGTACGACTCGGGCGGCATCTCGCTGAAGCCGGCCGGTCACAACGAGACGATGAAGTGCGACATGAGCGGCGCGGCCGCCGTGTTCGCCGCGGTCGTCGCCGCCGCACGCCTCGGTCTGGAGGTCAACGTCACCGGCTGGCTGGCCCTGGCCGAGAACATGCCCTCCGGCTCCGCGACCCGTCCGGGTGACGTGCTGCGGATGTACAGCGGCAAGACCGTGGAGGTGCTCAACACGGACGCGGAGGGCCGGCTGGTGCTGGCCGACGCGCTGTGGGCGGCGTCGCAGGAGAAGCCGGACGCGATCGTGGACGTCGCGACGCTGACCGGGGCGATGGTGCTGGCGCTGGGGAACCGGACGTTCGGGATCATGGGCAACGACGACTCCTTCCGTACGGCGCTGTTCGAGGCCGCGGGGGAGGTCGGGGAGCCGGCGTGGCCGATGCCGCTGCCGGAGCACCTGCGCAAGGGGATGGACTCGCCGACGGCCGACATCGCGAACATGGGCGAGCGGATGGGCGGCGGTCTGGTCGCCGGTCTGTTCCTGCGCGAGTTCGTGGGCGAGGGCATCACCTGGGCACACCTCGACATCGCCGGGCCGGCCTTCAATGAGGGCGGTCCGTTCGGGTACACGCCGAAGGGCGGGACCGGCAGTGGTGTGCGGACGCTGGTTCGGCTCGCCGAGCTGACGGCTGCGGGTGATCTGGGCTGA
- the lpdA gene encoding dihydrolipoyl dehydrogenase, translating into MANDASTVFDLVILGGGSGGYAAALRGAQLGLDVALIEKDKVGGTCLHRGCIPTKALLHAGEIADQARESEQFGVKATLEGIDIAGVHKYKDGVVAGLYKGLQGLVASRKVTYIEGEGRLSSPTSVDVNGRRVEGRHVLLATGSVPKSLPGLEIDGDRIISSDHALVLDRVPKSAIILGGGVIGVEFASAWKSFGTEVTIVEGLKHLVPVEDENSSKLLERAFRKRGIKFNLGTFFEKAEYTQDGVKVTLADGKEFEAEVLLVAIGRGPVSQGLGYEEAGVAMDRGYVLVDEYMRTNVPTISAVGDLVPTLQLAHVGFAEGILVAERLAGLKTVPIDYDGVPRVTYCHPEVASVGITEAKAKEVYGADKVVALKYNLAGNGRSKILGTAGEIKLVQVKDGAVVGVHMVGDRMGEQVGEAQLIYNWEALPAEVAQLIHAHPTQNEALGEAHLALAGKPLHAHD; encoded by the coding sequence GTGGCGAACGACGCCAGCACCGTTTTCGACCTAGTGATCCTCGGCGGTGGCAGCGGTGGTTACGCCGCGGCCCTGCGCGGGGCGCAGCTGGGCCTGGACGTCGCCCTGATCGAGAAGGACAAGGTCGGCGGCACCTGCCTGCACCGAGGATGCATCCCCACCAAGGCCCTGTTGCACGCGGGCGAGATCGCCGACCAGGCCCGCGAGAGCGAGCAGTTCGGTGTGAAGGCCACTCTCGAGGGCATCGACATCGCCGGGGTCCACAAGTACAAGGACGGCGTCGTCGCCGGCCTGTACAAGGGCCTGCAGGGGCTCGTCGCCTCCCGCAAGGTGACCTACATCGAGGGTGAGGGCCGGCTGTCCTCCCCCACCTCCGTCGACGTGAACGGCCGCCGCGTCGAGGGCCGTCACGTCCTGCTCGCGACCGGCTCCGTGCCGAAGTCGCTGCCCGGCCTGGAGATCGACGGCGACCGGATCATCTCCTCCGACCACGCTCTCGTCCTGGACCGCGTGCCGAAGTCCGCGATCATCCTGGGCGGCGGTGTCATCGGCGTCGAGTTCGCCTCCGCGTGGAAGTCCTTCGGCACCGAGGTCACGATCGTCGAGGGCCTGAAGCACCTCGTCCCGGTCGAGGACGAGAACTCCTCCAAGCTCCTGGAGCGCGCGTTCCGCAAGCGCGGCATCAAGTTCAACCTGGGCACCTTCTTCGAGAAGGCCGAGTACACCCAGGACGGCGTCAAGGTCACCCTCGCCGACGGCAAGGAGTTCGAGGCCGAGGTCCTGCTGGTCGCCATCGGCCGCGGCCCGGTCTCCCAGGGCCTGGGCTACGAGGAGGCCGGCGTCGCCATGGACCGCGGCTACGTCCTGGTCGACGAGTACATGCGCACCAACGTGCCGACCATCTCCGCCGTCGGTGACCTCGTCCCGACCCTCCAGCTCGCGCACGTCGGCTTCGCCGAGGGCATCCTGGTGGCGGAGCGTCTGGCCGGCCTGAAGACCGTCCCGATCGACTACGACGGTGTCCCGCGGGTGACGTACTGCCACCCGGAGGTCGCCTCCGTCGGTATCACCGAGGCCAAGGCCAAGGAGGTCTACGGCGCGGACAAGGTCGTCGCTCTGAAGTACAACCTCGCGGGCAACGGCAGGAGCAAGATCCTGGGCACCGCGGGCGAGATCAAGCTCGTCCAGGTCAAGGACGGTGCCGTCGTCGGCGTCCACATGGTCGGCGACCGCATGGGCGAGCAGGTCGGCGAAGCCCAGCTGATCTACAACTGGGAGGCGCTGCCCGCAGAGGTCGCGCAGCTCATCCACGCCCACCCGACGCAGAACGAGGCGCTCGGCGAGGCCCACCTGGCCCTGGCCGGCAAGCCGCTCCACGCGCACGACTGA
- a CDS encoding GntR family transcriptional regulator, translating into MTAPVIHSLREQIREHILEGIISGRWQPGERIVERRIATELEVSQTPVREALRELESLRLIESAPNKGVRVRNLTAADLEESYPVRAGLEAIAAELAAQTLAEDCSALEPHVSALYEADRMSDGTAQVRHTVAFHRELVRAAGNSVLLHTWEGLGIEVFTALSIRWLGTQQQSYAEEHEELVAAFKRRDPRIAELVKDHVLGCAPRA; encoded by the coding sequence ATGACCGCGCCCGTCATCCACTCGCTGCGCGAGCAGATCCGCGAGCACATCCTGGAGGGGATCATCAGCGGACGCTGGCAGCCGGGCGAGCGGATCGTCGAGCGCCGGATCGCCACCGAACTGGAGGTCAGCCAGACCCCGGTCCGCGAGGCCCTGCGCGAACTGGAGTCCCTGCGCCTGATCGAGTCCGCCCCGAACAAGGGCGTCCGCGTGCGGAACCTGACCGCCGCCGACCTGGAGGAGAGCTACCCGGTCCGGGCCGGACTGGAGGCCATCGCCGCCGAGCTGGCCGCCCAGACCCTCGCCGAGGACTGCTCGGCCCTGGAACCCCACGTCAGCGCCCTGTACGAGGCCGACCGCATGTCCGACGGCACCGCCCAGGTCCGGCACACCGTCGCCTTCCACCGCGAACTGGTCCGCGCGGCCGGCAACTCCGTCCTGCTGCACACCTGGGAAGGCCTCGGCATCGAGGTGTTCACGGCCCTGTCGATCCGCTGGCTGGGCACCCAGCAGCAGTCGTACGCCGAGGAGCACGAGGAGCTGGTCGCCGCCTTCAAGCGCCGCGACCCCCGAATCGCCGAACTCGTGAAGGACCACGTCCTGGGCTGCGCGCCCCGGGCGTGA
- the aceE gene encoding pyruvate dehydrogenase (acetyl-transferring), homodimeric type — MTDPNAIQPSELDQLPDRDPEETAEWQASLDAVAEAAGPHRAAYLMRRTLERAEGAGIALPKLLETDYVNSIPTAAEPAVPGDEAMEQRITAWNRWNAAAMVTRGSKYGVGGHIATFASAAWLYETGFNHFFKGKEADGSGDQLYIQGHASPGIYARAFLDGRLNEEQLDNFRRESGGNGLPSYPHPRRLPWLWEFPTVSMGLGPLSAIYQARFNRYLTNRGIKDTSASHVWAFLGDGEMDEPESTAALALAAREELDNLTFVINCNLQRLDGPVRANFKIVQELEAQFRGAGWNVIKTLWGTAWDELFQLDTTGALVRRLRQVPDAQIQTYQTRDAAYIRQDFFGADPALAEMAKLLSDDKILECFHLSRGGHEARKVYAAYKAAVEHKGAPTVILAQTVKGHTLGEGFASKNANHQMKKLTVDEFKNMRDLLGLPIKDSDFVDGVVPYGHPGSDSPEVRYLQERRAALGGPAPARRVHPVAPLPAPAEKAFAAFDKGSGAQNVATTMAFVRLVKDLVRDKETGKRWVPIVPDEARTFGMESLFPSLGIYSPKGQTYEPVDRDQLMYYKEARNGQILNEGITEAGSMADFIAASTSYATHGETMIPFYIFYSMFGWQRTADQMWQLGDQLGRGFLIGATAGRTTLTGEGLQHADGHSPVIAATNPAALTYDPAFAYEVAAIVKDGLRRMYGEAAPGEDQNVFYYLTVYNEPLPQPAKPSVDGIDEGIVKGLYRFNTAESAGITPAANAPRIQLLGSGTAIHWALKAQALLAEEWGVAADVWSATSWSELRRDALEADEALLRGEERVPFVRQALQSAEGPVLAVSDYMRQVPDQIAQWVEQDWSSLGADGFGLSDTREAARRHFGVDAESIVVAALAQLAKRGEVKATAVKEARAKYGL, encoded by the coding sequence ATGACCGACCCCAACGCCATCCAGCCGAGCGAGCTCGACCAGCTCCCGGACCGGGACCCGGAGGAGACCGCCGAATGGCAGGCCTCCCTGGACGCCGTCGCCGAAGCGGCCGGGCCGCATCGTGCCGCGTACCTGATGCGCCGCACGCTGGAGCGCGCCGAGGGCGCCGGCATCGCGCTGCCGAAGCTCCTGGAGACCGACTACGTCAACTCCATCCCCACCGCCGCCGAGCCGGCCGTGCCCGGTGACGAGGCGATGGAGCAGCGGATCACCGCGTGGAACCGCTGGAACGCGGCCGCGATGGTCACCCGTGGCAGCAAGTACGGCGTCGGCGGCCACATCGCCACCTTCGCCTCCGCGGCCTGGCTGTACGAGACCGGCTTCAACCACTTCTTCAAGGGCAAAGAGGCCGACGGCTCCGGCGACCAGCTCTACATCCAGGGCCACGCCTCCCCCGGCATCTACGCTCGCGCCTTCCTCGACGGCCGTCTGAACGAGGAGCAGCTCGACAACTTCCGCCGCGAGTCGGGCGGCAACGGCCTGCCCTCCTACCCGCACCCGCGCCGCCTGCCCTGGCTGTGGGAGTTCCCGACCGTCTCCATGGGCCTGGGCCCGCTCTCCGCCATCTACCAGGCGCGCTTCAACCGCTATCTCACCAACCGCGGCATCAAGGACACCTCCGCCTCGCACGTGTGGGCGTTCCTCGGTGACGGCGAGATGGACGAGCCCGAGTCGACGGCGGCCCTCGCGCTGGCGGCCCGTGAGGAGCTGGACAACCTCACGTTCGTCATCAACTGCAACCTCCAGCGCCTCGACGGCCCGGTCCGCGCCAACTTCAAGATCGTGCAGGAGCTGGAGGCCCAGTTCCGCGGCGCCGGCTGGAACGTCATCAAGACGCTGTGGGGCACGGCCTGGGACGAGCTGTTCCAGCTCGACACCACGGGCGCGCTCGTACGCCGTCTGCGCCAGGTGCCGGACGCGCAGATCCAGACGTACCAGACCCGCGACGCCGCCTACATCCGCCAGGACTTCTTCGGCGCCGACCCGGCGCTGGCGGAGATGGCGAAGCTGCTGAGCGACGACAAGATCCTCGAGTGCTTCCACCTCTCGCGCGGCGGACACGAGGCGCGCAAGGTGTACGCGGCGTACAAGGCGGCCGTCGAGCACAAGGGCGCGCCGACCGTGATCCTGGCCCAGACGGTCAAGGGCCACACCCTCGGCGAGGGCTTCGCGTCGAAGAACGCCAACCACCAGATGAAGAAGCTGACGGTGGACGAGTTCAAGAACATGCGCGACCTGCTCGGCCTGCCGATCAAGGACAGCGACTTCGTCGACGGCGTGGTGCCCTACGGCCACCCGGGCTCCGACTCTCCCGAGGTCCGCTACCTCCAGGAGCGCCGCGCCGCCCTCGGCGGTCCGGCCCCGGCCCGCCGCGTCCACCCGGTCGCGCCGCTGCCCGCCCCGGCGGAGAAGGCGTTCGCGGCCTTCGACAAGGGCTCCGGGGCGCAGAACGTGGCCACCACCATGGCGTTCGTCCGCCTGGTGAAGGACCTGGTCCGCGACAAGGAGACCGGCAAGCGCTGGGTGCCGATCGTCCCGGACGAGGCGCGTACCTTCGGCATGGAGTCGCTGTTCCCGTCGCTCGGCATCTACTCGCCCAAGGGCCAGACGTACGAGCCGGTCGACCGCGACCAGCTGATGTACTACAAGGAGGCCCGAAACGGCCAGATCCTCAACGAGGGGATCACCGAGGCCGGTTCGATGGCCGACTTCATCGCCGCTTCGACGTCGTACGCGACGCACGGCGAGACGATGATCCCGTTCTACATCTTCTACTCGATGTTCGGCTGGCAGCGCACGGCCGACCAGATGTGGCAGCTCGGCGACCAGCTCGGCCGCGGCTTCCTCATCGGTGCGACGGCCGGCCGTACGACGCTGACCGGTGAGGGACTCCAGCACGCCGACGGCCACTCCCCCGTCATCGCCGCGACCAACCCGGCGGCGCTGACGTACGACCCGGCGTTCGCGTACGAGGTCGCGGCCATCGTCAAGGACGGTCTGCGCCGGATGTACGGCGAGGCGGCCCCGGGTGAGGACCAGAACGTCTTCTACTACCTGACCGTCTACAACGAGCCGCTGCCGCAGCCCGCGAAGCCGTCCGTCGACGGCATCGACGAGGGCATCGTCAAGGGCCTGTACCGCTTCAACACGGCGGAGTCGGCGGGCATCACTCCTGCGGCCAACGCCCCGCGGATCCAGCTGCTCGGCTCCGGTACGGCGATCCACTGGGCGCTCAAGGCGCAGGCGCTGCTCGCCGAGGAGTGGGGCGTGGCGGCCGACGTGTGGTCGGCGACGTCCTGGAGCGAGCTGCGCCGGGACGCTCTGGAGGCGGACGAGGCGCTGCTGCGCGGCGAGGAGCGGGTGCCGTTCGTCCGGCAGGCGCTCCAAAGCGCCGAGGGCCCGGTGCTGGCGGTCTCCGACTACATGCGCCAGGTCCCTGACCAGATCGCGCAGTGGGTCGAGCAGGACTGGTCCTCGCTGGGCGCCGACGGCTTCGGCCTCTCGGACACCCGCGAGGCGGCCCGCCGTCACTTCGGCGTGGACGCCGAGTCCATCGTCGTCGCGGCGCTGGCCCAGCTCGCCAAGCGCGGCGAGGTCAAGGCGACGGCCGTGAAGGAAGCGCGCGCGAAGTACGGTCTGTAG
- a CDS encoding WYL domain-containing protein, whose amino-acid sequence MRAARLIKMVLLLQSRPSMTAAELARELEVSERTVTRDAQALSEAGVPVYADRGRAGGYRLVGGYRTRLTGLHRSEAEALFLSGVPGALREMGLEDAASAARLKVSAALLPSLRDASRTAAQRFHLDAPNWFKEPKTPALLPAVADAVWDDRRITARYRRGDDEVVRELEPYGLVLKAGVWYLCARVAGGGSFRVYRIDRFTAVDTGEELFEREPEFDLPAFWEERAEQFARSILRVRVVVRLSRDGVRRLPYALDSLSAREALADADAPDDDGWVTVALPVESEEVAHAQLTALGPEAEVLAPGSLRERFAGDALRLAGLYHRQDDV is encoded by the coding sequence ATGCGCGCTGCCCGGCTCATCAAGATGGTGCTGCTGCTCCAGTCCCGGCCCTCCATGACCGCCGCCGAGCTCGCCCGTGAGCTGGAGGTGTCGGAGCGGACGGTCACCCGGGACGCCCAGGCGCTGTCGGAGGCGGGTGTGCCGGTGTACGCGGACCGGGGCCGGGCCGGCGGGTACCGGCTGGTCGGCGGGTACCGTACGCGGCTGACCGGGCTGCACCGCAGCGAGGCCGAGGCGCTGTTTTTGTCCGGGGTGCCGGGGGCGCTGCGCGAGATGGGGTTGGAGGACGCCGCCTCGGCGGCCCGGCTGAAGGTGTCGGCCGCGCTGCTGCCCTCCCTGCGGGACGCGTCGAGGACGGCGGCGCAGCGGTTCCATCTGGACGCGCCGAACTGGTTCAAGGAGCCGAAGACGCCCGCCCTGCTGCCGGCCGTCGCCGACGCGGTGTGGGACGACCGGCGGATCACCGCGCGCTACCGGCGCGGTGACGACGAGGTCGTCCGGGAGCTGGAGCCGTACGGGCTCGTGCTGAAGGCGGGTGTCTGGTACCTGTGCGCTCGGGTGGCCGGGGGCGGGTCCTTCAGGGTGTACCGGATCGACCGGTTCACGGCGGTGGACACGGGCGAGGAGCTCTTCGAGCGGGAGCCGGAGTTCGACCTGCCGGCCTTCTGGGAGGAACGGGCGGAGCAGTTCGCGCGGTCCATCCTGCGGGTGCGGGTCGTGGTGCGGCTGTCCCGCGACGGTGTGCGCCGGCTGCCGTACGCCCTCGACTCGCTGTCCGCCCGCGAGGCCCTGGCGGACGCGGACGCCCCGGACGACGACGGCTGGGTGACGGTGGCCCTTCCGGTGGAGTCCGAGGAGGTCGCCCACGCCCAGCTGACGGCGCTGGGCCCGGAGGCGGAGGTCCTGGCGCCCGGGAGCCTGCGGGAGCGGTTCGCCGGGGACGCGCTGCGGCTGGCCGGGCTGTACCACCGCCAGGACGACGTATAA
- a CDS encoding DUF4240 domain-containing protein: MDETEFWELVDDAREAAEGDPEEQADLLVERLAQLDPDSVLDFARHFESRYNRAYRWDLWGAAWVLLDGASDDAFDFFRCWLIGQGRHVFEGAVHDPDSLADLLDDFDEEIDGDGEELGYAADEAYEQLTGTVAPDLGVPPAPPEPEGAPIDFEDEDLLAERYPRLWERFRG; encoded by the coding sequence ATGGACGAGACGGAGTTCTGGGAGCTGGTGGACGACGCCCGGGAGGCCGCCGAGGGCGACCCGGAGGAGCAGGCCGACCTGCTCGTGGAACGGCTCGCGCAGCTGGACCCGGACTCGGTCCTGGACTTCGCCCGGCACTTCGAATCCCGCTACAACCGGGCCTACCGTTGGGACCTGTGGGGCGCCGCCTGGGTGCTGCTCGACGGGGCGAGCGACGACGCCTTCGACTTCTTCCGGTGCTGGCTGATCGGCCAGGGCCGCCATGTCTTCGAGGGCGCCGTGCACGACCCGGACTCGCTCGCCGATCTGCTGGACGACTTCGACGAGGAGATCGACGGCGACGGCGAGGAACTCGGCTACGCGGCGGACGAGGCCTACGAGCAGCTCACCGGCACGGTCGCCCCCGACCTGGGGGTCCCGCCCGCGCCCCCGGAACCGGAGGGCGCCCCGATCGACTTCGAGGACGAGGACCTGCTCGCCGAGCGCTATCCCCGGCTGTGGGAGCGCTTCAGGGGCTGA
- a CDS encoding peptidoglycan recognition protein has product MPRATRVLLGCLPGVAAVVALVLCAYGVEHAAETSARPATHRPAATPYTAPRPHIVPRARWLGDAARKQPRPRYDDRVLAVFVHHTDSPNGYDCADAPRILRDLYIGQTGTRDWDDIGYNFVVDRCGTVYEGRAGGVERAVTGAHTQGFNHGTTGIAALGTFTAGMPVPRAMTHAIAALSAWKLGLTGTDPRASVHLVSSNGLSRYAAGTTAKLPALAGHNDGYMTSCPGAALHARLPEIRQLAARLQGLAHPQEGHSRSAGSSDPGALRSTPQPADRRWGS; this is encoded by the coding sequence ATGCCACGCGCGACCCGGGTGCTGCTCGGCTGCCTGCCGGGCGTCGCCGCCGTCGTGGCGCTCGTGCTGTGCGCCTACGGCGTCGAGCACGCCGCCGAGACCAGCGCCCGCCCGGCCACGCACCGCCCCGCCGCCACGCCCTACACCGCCCCGCGCCCGCACATCGTGCCGAGGGCGCGGTGGCTGGGCGACGCCGCCCGCAAGCAGCCGCGCCCGCGCTACGACGACCGGGTCCTCGCCGTCTTCGTCCACCACACCGACTCGCCCAACGGCTACGACTGCGCCGACGCGCCCCGCATCCTCAGGGACCTCTACATCGGCCAGACCGGCACCCGCGACTGGGACGACATCGGCTACAACTTCGTCGTCGACCGCTGCGGCACCGTCTACGAGGGCCGCGCCGGCGGCGTCGAGCGGGCCGTCACCGGCGCCCACACCCAGGGCTTCAACCACGGCACCACCGGCATCGCCGCCCTCGGCACCTTCACCGCGGGCATGCCCGTACCCCGGGCGATGACCCACGCCATCGCCGCGCTCTCCGCCTGGAAGCTGGGCCTGACCGGCACCGACCCGCGGGCGAGCGTCCACCTGGTCTCCAGCAACGGCCTGAGCCGGTACGCGGCCGGCACCACCGCGAAGCTGCCCGCCCTCGCCGGCCACAACGACGGCTACATGACCAGCTGCCCGGGCGCCGCCCTGCACGCCAGACTGCCGGAGATCAGACAGCTGGCCGCCCGGTTGCAGGGCCTGGCCCATCCACAGGAAGGCCACAGCCGAAGCGCAGGGTCCTCAGATCCCGGCGCCCTACGGTCGACCCCACAACCAGCCGACCGGAGGTGGGGATCATGA